Proteins encoded in a region of the Mucilaginibacter sabulilitoris genome:
- a CDS encoding WGxxGxxG family protein translates to MKALKTIVHVLAISTLLGAVTPVMAQSVKTDTSSTTKPNGAGAGNGSSQGAPGAATVSGTGTGTLADSNGSVAAGDSSVRSASAAEVSKPTEQPASTDSHNNWGLLGLFGLLGLLGLRKGGEKANQ, encoded by the coding sequence ATGAAAGCATTAAAAACAATAGTACATGTACTGGCCATAAGTACATTACTTGGCGCCGTTACCCCGGTAATGGCGCAATCGGTTAAAACGGATACATCATCAACCACTAAACCAAACGGAGCAGGTGCAGGCAACGGCTCCAGCCAGGGGGCACCCGGAGCAGCTACAGTATCAGGAACAGGCACCGGTACCCTCGCCGATAGCAATGGCTCGGTAGCCGCGGGCGACTCAAGCGTAAGATCTGCTTCGGCCGCAGAGGTATCAAAACCCACCGAACAGCCAGCATCGACAGATAGCCACAACAACTGGGGCCTTTTAGGATTGTTTGGATTGCTGGGATTGTTAGGATTGCGGAAAGGCGGTGAAAAGGCTAATCAGTAA
- a CDS encoding pentapeptide repeat-containing protein, translating into MQPQHQEDQTFTKIIADQITGHNRTYENCRFINCDFSYANLYSLVFTDCTFEDCNLSLADVSSAGFQNINFIHCKLSGVNFSKSIDFLFEVHFENCILDNAVFYKKKNKKSRFSDCSMVETDFTECDLTDTKFINCNLNRAFFSRTILKGADLRTSYNFTIDPDDNQLKKAQFSVHGLPGLLSKYDIKIEG; encoded by the coding sequence ATGCAACCTCAACACCAGGAAGACCAAACTTTTACCAAAATTATTGCCGACCAGATAACCGGACATAACCGAACCTATGAGAACTGCAGATTTATCAACTGCGATTTTTCCTATGCTAATTTGTATAGTCTTGTTTTTACCGATTGCACATTTGAGGATTGCAACCTGTCACTCGCCGATGTAAGTAGTGCGGGCTTTCAAAACATCAACTTTATACATTGTAAGCTAAGCGGCGTAAATTTTAGCAAAAGCATTGATTTTTTGTTCGAGGTGCATTTTGAAAACTGCATACTGGATAATGCCGTTTTCTACAAAAAGAAGAACAAAAAATCCCGGTTCAGCGATTGTTCCATGGTAGAGACCGATTTTACAGAGTGCGACCTCACTGATACCAAATTCATTAACTGTAACCTTAACCGGGCATTTTTTAGCCGAACCATACTCAAGGGCGCCGATTTGCGTACGTCATATAATTTCACCATCGATCCGGATGATAACCAGCTCAAAAAAGCGCAGTTTTCGGTTCATGGTCTGCCCGGCTTGCTCAGTAAATATGATATTAAGATTGAAGGATAA
- a CDS encoding M23 family metallopeptidase gives MQKITLLAGLIFFILSASAQDNKSVCDKINNLNTAILNGQIKRPDAAKQFKTLINQLRQNRHVPEALDGWVFPLRKYNYHAIGGNGSGYSDKGYHYLDGNKHSAHPAHDIFINDKNQDCLDDKSSKPVDVLAVDYGIVIACSNEWEPTSGLRGGKYIWINDNYGQLIYYAHNQAIFVKPGDEVKAGQTIARVGRTGYNAYKKRSPTHLHFSAFKLVDDLPVPYNPYEQLKKAKTL, from the coding sequence ATGCAAAAAATCACATTGCTTGCTGGATTAATATTTTTTATACTTAGTGCATCTGCACAAGATAATAAATCGGTTTGCGACAAAATAAACAACCTGAATACGGCTATACTTAACGGGCAAATCAAGCGGCCTGACGCGGCTAAACAATTCAAAACCCTGATCAATCAATTACGGCAAAACAGGCACGTACCTGAAGCATTAGATGGATGGGTATTCCCGCTCCGCAAATATAATTACCATGCTATTGGCGGCAACGGGAGCGGCTATTCTGATAAAGGTTACCATTACCTGGATGGAAATAAACACTCGGCCCACCCTGCCCACGATATTTTTATAAATGATAAAAATCAGGATTGTTTAGACGATAAATCAAGTAAGCCGGTTGATGTACTCGCCGTTGATTATGGTATTGTGATTGCCTGCTCAAACGAATGGGAACCAACCAGTGGTTTGCGCGGAGGTAAATATATATGGATAAATGACAACTATGGTCAGCTTATTTATTATGCCCATAACCAGGCCATCTTTGTAAAGCCAGGAGACGAAGTAAAAGCAGGTCAGACAATTGCCAGGGTCGGTCGTACCGGCTACAATGCTTACAAAAAACGATCCCCTACGCATTTACATTTTTCGGCATTTAAGTTAGTTGATGATCTACCCGTGCCTTACAACCCTTATGAACAACTAAAAAAGGCGAAAACATTATGA
- a CDS encoding DUF4846 domain-containing protein — protein sequence MKGLLLLTLSVLLIAPAKTDNVLTRFKIPAGYHRLTAAPGSFGNWLQTLPLKPAGTPARTYKGNVASTESYTAGIVDMSIGNQDLQQCADAVMRLRGEYLYQQKNYKAISFNFTSGFRCDFAHYADGYRYSNDHWVLKAKKDYSYPNFLRYMNLVFSYAGTLSLQKELKPVQDISAIKAGDVFIKGGSPGHCFAVMDVIENAQHHKKFLLAQSYMPAQNIQILQYFGDPWFSADIASGIPYAELIKPAYLKRFN from the coding sequence ATGAAAGGTTTACTCCTGCTTACTTTATCAGTATTGCTTATTGCGCCGGCAAAAACCGACAATGTTTTGACCCGCTTTAAAATACCCGCCGGCTATCACCGCTTAACGGCTGCACCGGGTAGTTTTGGTAACTGGCTTCAAACCTTGCCGCTTAAGCCCGCAGGAACCCCTGCACGCACCTACAAAGGCAATGTTGCCAGTACCGAGAGCTATACCGCTGGTATTGTTGATATGAGCATAGGCAATCAGGATTTGCAACAATGCGCCGATGCCGTGATGCGCTTGCGTGGCGAATATCTTTATCAACAAAAAAACTATAAAGCCATCAGCTTTAATTTTACGAGCGGGTTCCGTTGCGATTTTGCCCATTATGCGGATGGTTACAGGTATAGCAATGATCACTGGGTTTTAAAAGCTAAAAAAGATTACAGCTATCCTAACTTTTTGCGTTACATGAATCTGGTATTCAGCTATGCTGGTACGCTGTCATTGCAAAAAGAGTTAAAACCGGTTCAGGATATATCAGCAATTAAAGCGGGGGATGTTTTTATAAAGGGCGGCTCTCCCGGGCATTGTTTTGCAGTCATGGACGTTATAGAAAATGCACAGCACCACAAAAAATTTCTGCTGGCTCAAAGTTATATGCCAGCTCAAAATATACAGATATTGCAGTATTTCGGCGATCCATGGTTTAGCGCCGATATAGCTTCGGGTATTCCTTATGCCGAATTGATTAAGCCAGCATATCTGAAACGCTTTAATTAA
- a CDS encoding aldo/keto reductase: protein MNYKLLGRSGLKVSELCLGTMGFGTEAGWGADKDTSFSIMDAYANAGGNFLDTANIYKLGTSEKIIGEYMSNHDRDYFVLATKYTLKDNMTNPNASGNNRKNMMRSVEESLKRLKTDFIDVLYLHIWDDITPIDEVMRAMDDLIKQGKVTYAAISDTPAWVIAKGNTLAEFMGWSQFIALQVEYSLLARTAERELIPMAKHFGMTVTPWAPLAGGALTGKYLKGDKGRIKPESKRLDARSEAITKVVMDIAAELGVSESHVALNWTRQQGFSCIPIVGATKVDQLLDNLKTVDVTLSEDQLKRLSDASAIELGFPGDFFREDGVKLNSFGGFYDRVEKR, encoded by the coding sequence ATGAATTACAAATTACTTGGCCGCTCGGGCCTTAAAGTTTCAGAATTATGTTTAGGAACTATGGGTTTCGGTACCGAAGCCGGGTGGGGGGCTGATAAGGATACCAGTTTTTCCATCATGGATGCCTACGCCAATGCCGGCGGCAATTTTTTAGATACGGCCAATATTTATAAACTGGGTACCAGCGAAAAAATAATAGGCGAATACATGAGCAATCATGACCGTGATTATTTTGTACTGGCTACTAAATATACTTTAAAGGATAATATGACCAACCCTAACGCATCGGGCAATAACCGCAAAAACATGATGCGCAGTGTGGAGGAAAGCCTGAAGCGTTTAAAGACTGATTTTATTGATGTTTTATACCTGCACATCTGGGATGATATTACGCCGATTGATGAAGTAATGCGCGCCATGGACGATTTGATAAAACAAGGCAAGGTTACTTATGCCGCTATTAGTGATACACCGGCCTGGGTAATAGCTAAAGGGAATACACTGGCTGAATTTATGGGCTGGAGCCAGTTCATCGCTCTACAGGTAGAATACAGCCTATTGGCCCGTACTGCCGAGCGGGAGCTGATACCGATGGCCAAACATTTCGGTATGACGGTTACGCCCTGGGCGCCATTGGCCGGCGGGGCGCTTACCGGTAAATATTTAAAAGGCGATAAAGGCAGGATAAAACCCGAAAGCAAAAGACTGGACGCGCGCAGCGAAGCCATTACTAAGGTAGTTATGGACATAGCGGCTGAACTGGGCGTATCTGAAAGTCATGTAGCCCTAAATTGGACCCGCCAGCAGGGTTTTTCATGTATCCCGATAGTAGGCGCTACCAAAGTTGATCAACTGCTGGATAACCTGAAAACCGTTGATGTTACCCTAAGCGAAGATCAACTGAAAAGACTTAGTGATGCCAGCGCCATTGAACTTGGTTTCCCCGGCGATTTTTTCAGGGAAGATGGGGTGAAGCTGAACTCTTTCGGCGGATTTTATGACAGGGTAGAAAAAAGATAG
- a CDS encoding mechanosensitive ion channel family protein, with amino-acid sequence MPKNYCLLILLLLAAFTTQAQKKTDVKGYPIIINRDTLFTFYAGQGLFEPAERAAIVTKRIEGLVNRIDFNADSLTLKNDTAVSVIAYNSQIILAVNNKDATFSELPRAQLAASYLDILKKKLGNYFTTNNTKQMVINILQAIAVVILVIALIWALNKGSRWVKLRVLRTWENRMDKLAAQGAPVKYAKRLLPLITSLLRIARFILIIIVVYLALPVLFFIFPSSKPIASQLLSYVVNPFKSILLALVHYIPNLLTIAVIYVVTRYIVKLVKFIANEIALGAITINSFYPEWAMPTYNIIRVLLYAFMFVVIFPYLPGSDSKIFQGVTVFLGVLFSLGSSSAISNMVAGIVLTYMRPYKVGDRIKVGDAMGDVVEKNLLVTRLRTIKNEDITIPNGTILSGHTTNYSTVAKTMGLILNTTVTIGYDVPWQTVHNLLISAAEATEGVSTEQKPFVLQTALNDFNVSYQVNAYTPLSNQMAGVYSRLHQNIQDKFNEAGVEIMSPHYTALRDGNHIQIPADYVPEDYKKPGFKVEGE; translated from the coding sequence ATGCCTAAAAATTATTGCCTCCTCATCTTGCTTTTATTAGCGGCGTTTACAACCCAAGCTCAAAAAAAAACCGACGTAAAGGGTTACCCTATAATTATTAATCGCGACACGCTTTTTACATTTTATGCCGGGCAAGGTTTGTTTGAGCCTGCGGAGCGGGCCGCCATTGTAACTAAACGTATTGAGGGCCTGGTTAACCGCATTGATTTTAACGCCGACTCCCTTACCTTAAAAAACGACACTGCTGTTTCGGTAATTGCATACAACTCGCAAATTATACTGGCTGTAAATAATAAAGACGCTACATTTTCTGAACTCCCCCGCGCCCAACTGGCAGCCAGCTATCTGGATATACTGAAAAAAAAGCTGGGTAATTATTTTACTACCAATAACACCAAACAAATGGTCATTAATATCCTGCAGGCCATAGCGGTGGTTATTCTTGTTATTGCTTTAATCTGGGCGTTAAATAAGGGCTCCAGGTGGGTAAAGCTAAGAGTATTAAGGACGTGGGAAAATCGTATGGACAAACTGGCGGCACAGGGCGCCCCGGTTAAGTATGCCAAGCGCCTGTTGCCGCTTATCACCAGTTTATTGCGTATAGCCCGGTTTATATTGATCATTATTGTGGTTTACCTGGCACTACCGGTGCTGTTCTTTATTTTTCCATCGTCAAAGCCAATTGCATCGCAGCTGCTGAGTTATGTGGTAAATCCGTTTAAAAGCATATTGCTGGCCCTTGTGCATTATATACCCAACCTGCTTACCATTGCCGTTATTTATGTGGTAACACGGTATATTGTAAAACTGGTGAAATTTATAGCCAATGAAATTGCATTGGGAGCCATCACCATTAACAGCTTTTACCCGGAGTGGGCCATGCCTACCTACAATATTATCAGGGTGCTTTTATACGCATTTATGTTTGTTGTGATATTTCCATATCTGCCCGGTTCCGATTCAAAAATATTTCAGGGAGTGACCGTTTTTTTAGGGGTATTATTTTCGCTTGGATCTTCGTCGGCCATATCTAATATGGTAGCTGGCATTGTGCTTACGTATATGCGGCCGTATAAAGTTGGCGACCGTATTAAGGTAGGTGATGCCATGGGCGATGTAGTTGAAAAAAACCTGCTGGTAACCCGCCTGCGTACCATTAAAAACGAAGACATTACCATACCCAATGGCACCATATTAAGCGGGCATACCACCAATTACAGCACAGTGGCCAAAACCATGGGCCTCATATTAAATACCACAGTTACCATTGGTTACGATGTGCCCTGGCAAACAGTACATAACCTGCTTATCAGCGCGGCCGAAGCCACTGAGGGCGTATCAACCGAGCAAAAGCCTTTTGTGCTGCAAACAGCGCTTAATGATTTTAATGTAAGCTACCAGGTAAACGCCTATACCCCGCTATCAAACCAAATGGCAGGCGTTTATTCCCGGCTGCACCAAAACATACAGGATAAATTTAACGAAGCCGGGGTAGAGATCATGTCGCCGCATTATACTGCATTGCGGGATGGCAACCATATACAGATACCCGCGGATTATGTACCGGAAGACTATAAAAAGCCGGGGTTTAAGGTGGAGGGGGAATAA
- a CDS encoding acyl-ACP desaturase, whose amino-acid sequence MKFFEEKRREVMGHIEQFMLEKMFEYLKPVDTIWQPSDFLPDSTRDSFFSEIKELQESAQGLSYDLIAVLIGDTITEEALPTYESWLTMVEGVSKDEEGGWMKWTRHWTAEENRHGDLLNKYLYLSGRVNMRMMEVSTQYLIADGFDIGTGTDPYRNFIYTSFQELATNVSHRRVASQAKKDGDTLLSKMCGVIAGDEARHAKAYKYFIEKIFEVDPSEAMIAFEDMMRKKIVMPAHFLREVGLKIGQTFGHFTDAAQRLGIYTAIDYVDILKELIEDWHIESATDLNEAGEKARDYIMNLPTRLLRVAERMKNPMLEYKFSWING is encoded by the coding sequence ATGAAATTTTTTGAAGAAAAACGTCGGGAGGTAATGGGACATATTGAGCAATTTATGCTCGAAAAAATGTTCGAATATTTAAAACCTGTTGATACAATATGGCAACCGTCTGATTTTTTACCCGATTCTACAAGAGATTCTTTTTTCAGCGAAATTAAAGAATTGCAGGAAAGCGCCCAGGGCTTAAGCTATGACCTTATTGCAGTTTTAATTGGTGATACTATAACAGAAGAAGCCCTGCCAACTTACGAATCATGGCTTACCATGGTTGAAGGCGTTTCAAAAGATGAAGAAGGCGGTTGGATGAAATGGACCCGTCACTGGACTGCCGAAGAGAACCGTCACGGTGACCTGTTAAACAAATATCTGTACCTGTCTGGCCGTGTTAACATGCGCATGATGGAAGTATCAACCCAGTACCTCATAGCCGATGGCTTTGATATTGGTACCGGTACCGATCCTTACCGCAACTTTATATATACATCGTTCCAGGAGCTGGCTACCAATGTATCGCACAGACGTGTGGCTTCACAGGCCAAAAAAGATGGCGATACCCTGCTGTCAAAAATGTGCGGTGTTATTGCCGGCGATGAGGCGCGTCATGCCAAGGCTTACAAATACTTTATCGAAAAGATATTTGAAGTTGACCCAAGCGAAGCCATGATAGCCTTTGAAGATATGATGCGCAAAAAGATTGTGATGCCTGCACACTTTTTACGTGAAGTAGGTTTGAAAATTGGTCAAACCTTTGGTCATTTTACGGATGCTGCCCAACGCCTGGGTATCTACACCGCTATTGACTATGTAGATATACTAAAAGAACTGATTGAAGACTGGCACATTGAAAGTGCTACCGACCTTAACGAAGCCGGAGAAAAAGCACGTGATTATATCATGAACCTGCCAACACGTTTACTGCGTGTTGCCGAGCGGATGAAAAACCCCATGCTGGAGTACAAGTTCAGTTGGATAAACGGATAG
- a CDS encoding glycoside hydrolase family 5 protein gives MLIIILTAVCADAKSSPKVQQLRAQAFKRAQSLNNGISISWLEQTWVKQPLSEEGIKKTDLELLKKLGFKSIRLPVAFSRFEAEHIPAERVFTCIDKVIKQCHTYGFKLVIDYHYGKLTDTNYLTETPKIIALWLKLTQRYKHENPDDVFFELYNEPPKINPKVWKDAAYNILTAIRKIDKQRTLIIGASNYNSIYELSRFVRLADENIIYTFHFYEPFFFTHQGAEWVGNQVATTGVSFPYNAENFPALNPKAKGTSGESNYNLYKIDGNERSINDKLRIVKNWADKYGVPIICGEYGVYNKYADPGSRCRYIKAVRVALKKLNIPGMLWDYNSSFSIFTGKPSVKSLSACMRDAIGYSAAK, from the coding sequence TTGTTAATAATAATATTAACAGCCGTTTGCGCTGATGCAAAAAGCAGTCCAAAGGTACAGCAGTTACGTGCACAGGCGTTTAAACGTGCACAAAGCCTCAATAATGGCATTAGTATTTCATGGCTCGAGCAAACCTGGGTTAAACAACCATTAAGCGAAGAAGGCATCAAAAAAACCGATCTTGAGCTGCTCAAAAAGCTGGGTTTTAAGAGCATCAGGCTCCCGGTGGCCTTTAGCCGGTTTGAAGCTGAACATATACCCGCCGAACGTGTGTTTACCTGTATAGACAAGGTTATAAAACAATGCCATACTTACGGTTTTAAGCTGGTAATAGATTATCATTATGGGAAACTTACGGATACTAATTATTTAACTGAAACGCCAAAAATAATTGCCCTTTGGCTTAAATTAACACAAAGATATAAGCACGAAAACCCCGACGATGTTTTTTTTGAACTGTACAATGAACCGCCCAAAATAAACCCCAAAGTGTGGAAAGATGCCGCATACAATATTCTAACCGCCATCCGGAAAATTGACAAGCAGCGCACCTTAATCATAGGGGCTTCTAACTATAACAGTATTTACGAATTGAGCAGATTTGTGCGCCTGGCCGACGAAAATATTATTTATACCTTCCATTTTTACGAGCCTTTCTTTTTTACCCACCAGGGCGCGGAGTGGGTAGGCAACCAGGTAGCAACAACCGGGGTATCATTTCCTTATAATGCGGAAAATTTTCCAGCCCTTAACCCAAAAGCAAAAGGCACCTCCGGCGAAAGTAATTATAACCTGTACAAAATTGACGGTAATGAGCGGTCGATAAATGATAAGCTGCGGATAGTAAAAAACTGGGCAGATAAGTATGGGGTACCCATTATATGCGGCGAGTATGGGGTGTATAATAAATACGCCGATCCTGGCAGCCGCTGCAGGTATATTAAGGCCGTGAGGGTTGCGCTTAAAAAATTAAATATACCTGGTATGCTTTGGGATTATAACAGTTCCTTTTCTATATTTACGGGTAAGCCATCTGTTAAATCACTATCGGCCTGTATGCGTGATGCCATAGGCTATAGCGCTGCAAAATGA
- a CDS encoding sensor histidine kinase has product MFVQISKDELIKETAKKAWYQTNNIIWTIIFIYPLFFIIDLVYAKDVWVQFFIVRLITCALIFGLHTIFVAKRYDYRLLLHMSLFMLSVTSAVLCNIVPIQSLNIYYLLFATVILFFNLQVFWEPVNSIIQTLIALLLLAIFFNLLSEYNLDIVISNGGQLFFIIALLSCIIPGTRYKVMKRDVRSQILIEKSNEQLKQQNTDINAKNNLIDAQYEQLRKLDGQKNSFINIAGHDLKNLIGSIVMSNNMIKEEDYRLSTDQKEFVGYISESAEKMQYMLNKLMDVKEIESPEMKFNLEVFDANVEVMHVFRGLYETAQMKNIHLTNNILKLPLNVRLDRVFAGQVFQNLLSNAIKFSQTNNEIRVVTSLQRQKFVFEIIDEGIAIGQQELDMMFNKLKTLNDTSGVNESRLGLGLSIAKLMTQELGGELNYRSDDNGNYFRVEFYVIN; this is encoded by the coding sequence ATGTTTGTTCAAATTTCGAAAGACGAATTAATAAAGGAAACCGCAAAAAAAGCGTGGTACCAAACAAATAATATTATTTGGACTATCATATTTATTTACCCGCTTTTCTTTATTATCGATTTAGTATATGCAAAGGATGTATGGGTTCAGTTTTTTATTGTACGATTAATAACCTGCGCTTTGATTTTTGGCTTGCACACCATTTTTGTAGCCAAAAGATATGATTACAGGCTGTTGCTCCATATGAGTCTTTTTATGCTTTCGGTTACATCGGCCGTTTTATGTAATATAGTTCCTATTCAAAGCCTTAACATTTATTACCTGCTTTTTGCAACTGTTATATTGTTTTTTAACCTGCAGGTTTTCTGGGAACCTGTAAACTCCATTATTCAAACCCTGATAGCATTATTGTTATTAGCTATATTTTTTAATTTATTAAGTGAGTATAATTTAGATATTGTTATCAGTAACGGCGGACAGCTGTTTTTTATAATAGCCCTGTTATCATGTATTATTCCGGGTACCCGCTATAAGGTAATGAAAAGGGATGTACGCTCGCAGATTTTGATTGAAAAATCAAATGAGCAGTTAAAGCAGCAAAATACCGACATCAATGCTAAAAACAACCTCATCGACGCGCAATATGAACAACTGCGCAAGCTTGACGGCCAAAAGAACAGCTTTATTAATATAGCTGGTCATGATCTTAAAAACCTTATCGGATCAATTGTGATGAGCAATAACATGATCAAAGAGGAAGACTACCGTTTAAGCACCGATCAAAAGGAGTTTGTGGGTTATATTTCAGAATCGGCCGAAAAGATGCAGTATATGCTCAATAAGCTGATGGATGTAAAGGAGATCGAGTCGCCGGAGATGAAATTTAATCTTGAGGTATTTGATGCCAATGTTGAAGTGATGCATGTTTTCAGGGGGTTGTATGAAACCGCACAGATGAAGAATATTCATCTTACCAACAACATATTAAAACTGCCTCTGAACGTTAGGCTCGACCGTGTATTTGCCGGTCAGGTGTTTCAGAACCTGTTATCAAACGCTATTAAATTTTCGCAAACCAATAATGAGATCAGGGTGGTTACCAGCCTGCAGCGCCAAAAATTTGTTTTTGAAATTATTGATGAAGGCATTGCCATAGGCCAGCAGGAGCTTGACATGATGTTCAATAAATTAAAAACCCTTAATGATACATCGGGCGTTAATGAAAGCCGCCTTGGGTTGGGCCTTTCCATTGCCAAATTAATGACCCAGGAACTGGGTGGCGAACTTAACTATCGCAGCGACGATAACGGCAATTATTTCAGAGTTGAATTTTACGTTATAAATTAA